A region of the Dethiosulfovibrio salsuginis genome:
CGAACTTTTCCCACGAGACCTCGGTCCCGGTGGCCAGTGCGGCTCCTCTGGCACAGTCGAGGCAACAAGACGTCAGGCCGTCCAAATAGCTCCTGGTGGGAGCCCTGAACTCAAATCGACATACCGCCCGGTCGGGTACTATATTGGGGGCAGCTCCGCCGTAGTCGAAGACCCCGTGCATTCTGGCCTCGGGGATCGTGTGCTGCCTCAGCATGTCCACGGCGTGAAACATCAATTGGACCCCGTTGAGAGCGTTTTTGCCCTCCCATGGGGCCCCTGCTGCGTGAGAGGCCCTGCCCTTGAAGGTGAACCTGTATCCGTCCATCGCGAGAGACCGAAAGGCGGTCGTGTTGAATCCCCCGCAGGAATGTATCATTATAGCCAGGTCGTAGCCATCGAAAAGGCCCGATTCCGCCATGGAGCACTTGGCCCCGTCGGTCTCCTCGGCGGGAGTGCCTATGACGTGGATCGATCCGCCTAAGTCGTCCGCAAGACCTATCAGGCCCAGCCCCGCCAGGACAGACATGGATCCGTGAACGCAGTGGCCGCAACCATGGCCGAGTCCAGGGAGGGCGTCGCACTCCACCATGACCGCAACTTTAGGGTCTCCTTTTCCACAGGA
Encoded here:
- a CDS encoding M20 family metallopeptidase → MSIDYSDAVRRLDDGIERFFPEAKDLSDWMAANPELSGEEFKTTDKIVQLLAKEGYDVERPYGGLPTAFKASCGKGDPKVAVMVECDALPGLGHGCGHCVHGSMSVLAGLGLIGLADDLGGSIHVIGTPAEETDGAKCSMAESGLFDGYDLAIMIHSCGGFNTTAFRSLAMDGYRFTFKGRASHAAGAPWEGKNALNGVQLMFHAVDMLRQHTIPEARMHGVFDYGGAAPNIVPDRAVCRFEFRAPTRSYLDGLTSCCLDCARGAALATGTEVSWEKFESSFDEMIPNQPGESMIGEIYSELGIPFDPPVDPTGSTDVGNVSQRCPALQPLLAITSDRYALHTVEFAESVTGPEAHEALLLGAKVIGRAVIKTILDRDLAESMRQVIPKK